The genomic window ATGGATTTTGGTGCAATTGGCGACGGACTAGCAGACGATTCATTGTCAATTGCTAATGCAATCAATACAATACCTGATTATTCGACTTTAATTTTACCAAAAAACCACTTAATTGATTCAGAGATTACTATAAGCAATAAGAAATTTTTAAAGTTAGTTAGTGTAGGTAATGTTGTTTTAAAGAAGAATCTCAATTTTAGTAACTGCCCGGGATTGATGATTGAAGGTAATTTTAGTGGAAACACGATTCCGAAATCTTCGATTGAGGTTGTTGATAAAAGTCAAAAGAAGCTTGTTTTATCAGATGCTTCTGATTTTGAAGTAGGCAATCAAATAACAGTTTTCACCGAAGATCATTATGATATTTGTAGATATCCTGGTTCTGTAATTGCAAAAGAGGGCAACACAATTACAGTAGACTACAATAGGATTTACTCAAATGATCCATTTAACAATATACTTCCTGGTCAAGATATTTATGTCACTGCTTCAGAAGCATTTAATAAAACCATAAAGATAGAAAGGTCTAACGGTATTGTTTTAAGCGGTAAGTTTGATGTTGACATAGTTATCCATAATAGTAACTATAGCTTAATTAAAGATGTAACCTCTAGAAACGGTGAAATAAACTTAGAATTTTGTTACGGTACTACAATTTCCAATGTAACTATGTATGAACCTCATTTTTACGGTATTTTCTTACTAGGATCGCGTAAAGTTAATTGCTCAAATATCCAAATCAAAAAACCTTACTTTTCTGGGTTTGTGATCAAGTCAGTTTGGGACTGTAACCTTAGTAATATCAATATATTTAATGCAGCAATACACGGAATTCAAATGATAAGAAACACAATTTCCAATCCTACTACCCCTTCACGTGTTAATCCGCTATGCCAAGATAATCTTACAGTTAGTAGATTGAACACTTTAAATGTTGAATTCGAAAAGTGTAACATTTCAATAATGGTTACTACAGATTGTGATAACACTCAATTTTTAGGAATTACTTCTAATGACTGTTGGGGTAATGTTTTACTAGTAAATCAGACCAATGCTGATACTCTTTTTTCAAACATTAAAATAAGTAATCATGCGATGGTAAACCCTACAACTTTTACTTCTAACATTCCTCTTCTTTTAACTGGCAAAAGAATTAGAGTATCGGACGTGTCTATTAATGGATGTAGAGCTATATCGCCGCTGCGAGCTATAAACTGTGAAAGTGCCCATCTTAGTGATTTTATGTTTGAAAATACCAAAGGTGCTTTTTATCTTCAATCAAGTGAAAACGTAATTGTTCAAAATCTGTTAAGTAAAAATCAAGTCGAGACATCTGATGTTGTGTTTCTAACAGGGTCTAATAGAAATGTGACCATTAATGCGGTGAATATAACTAATTCACCACAGAATGTTAATGCAAATAAGCTAGTAAATATAACAGGAAGTTTTGATAATGTTAGTTTGAAATCGATCAATATTGAAGGGGAAAATCCTAAAGGCATATTTTCCGAGGGAGTTGGTAGGGGTCTTCAAATCGAAAGTAGTGTAATCAGGAATTCTGTCGATGCGATCTATGTAGCAAATGTAACCGGTGTACAAATACAGCGTAATCACGTGCAAGGTGCATACAACGGTATAATGCTTGGACCATCGACTACAGACATAATTTGCAAGGATAATATTATTCGCTCGACTGTAAAAGTTTTAGACAATAGTTCAAGTGCAAGTAAGATAATTACTGATAACTTACTTTTAAATCCAACAAGTTAAAAAAATTAGTTATAAAGGTCTTCGCTCCCTGCGATAGACCTTTTTGAATTGAAGAAATAAAATGCGAAAAATGAGGAGGGCTTTTAATGGATTGCATTGCGAGAGTGTTCGAACATTACGGCGGCAATGAGGCGTATTACAACCGCGTAGACAAGCCGTTTTACCAAAACAACACCGCTTATATCAACGTAAAGGTGACGCACGTAGACGGAAGTTATTTAACGCATTGGTCAATCTCCACGGAGACGGGCGAGGTGGTGGCGTTAAAGACGGATTGCGTATGGACACCGTTCTTTGAAGAAGCGAAGCTAATAGCGTTGGAGAAAGCGTGGCAGGTGGCGCGGAGTTACGATCCAGACGTGACGTGCTTCCTTTCGACCGCGGTGGTGCAGGATGAAGTCGAGAAGTTGGAGCGAAAAGTGGAGCGATTGAAAAGGGAAGAGGAGGCGGTATTTAATGATGAAGCGTGAGGAGTTTAAAAAACCGCACAGATGGATAAATTCGGAGGTTTGGGGAGGTGATCCCGAAGCTTTAGAGACGTTAAGTCATATAAAAGGCATAGGTGACTATAGATCGAAGAAAGAGAGCGGCGAGCATGGGCGAAGAAAATAGAACGTATACCCAGGAAGAAGTTAACGAACTAATCGAAGCTTACGAAAGACAGAATGCCGAGTTAACAGGTAGAGCAGAAGCCGCGGAAAAGGCATCAGCTAAAACGCGTATTCAAACTGACTTCATTTCTAAAGCGATAACTGCGGGCATTAAGTACGTTGATGATGCGTACAAGCTCGCTGATTTATCGGAGCTACAAGTGACTAAGACAGAGATTTACGGCATGGACGACGTGGTTAAGAACTTAGCTGCGGAAAGACCGTACTTGCTACACGAAGATCAGACGAAAAAAGGACGGAAAACACAGCGCTCAATCGGTGGTCCGACTAACACTTCAAAATAACCCAATTAGAAGGAGAAGATACTATGAAATTATCAAACCAATATGAGGATGCTAAAAAACACCTACAGAACGCCTACGACATTCAAAGCGGTTGGGCTGGTTTCATGCTGGAACAAAAAGCGCCATTAAATGAGCAACTAAAAGAAATTAATCAAGATAAGCACTTAACATCTGCTGGAAAATTAGCCAAAATAGACCATGCACGAAAGAAAGCAGGGGTTGAGGCGCTTAAGAAGATGCAAACGCGAAAACAGCAGTACGTCGCGGAGTTGACTAAAGCTAATAAGATTGCAGACAAAGTATTCTATAAAAAACCAAAGGCGCCAGATGCCGTGACGTTAGAAAGGTTTAATGACAGATTAAGAGAGGTAAAAACGCAACTAGCTCTAGGTTCGAATGAATCGCTATCAAAACAACTACTAAATTCATTCGTTTCGAGTATCAAAGACCCCCACTTAGCTAGCTTAGTAAGAGATGACTTTTTGTCTTTATCTCAAAGCATCTTAGGAATTGCTGATGATGCAGCAACTACAAAACAGGAAATGTCCATAATATATGAAGGATTGCGCGAAAAATTCGAGTCGGAGGAAGTAAAAGGATCGCGTCAAATTCTTGAATACACTTCCGAACAAATTGAGAATCCGAAAATCGCAAATGATGGCGGTATGTTTGAGGAAAAAGCCGTTGAATTATTCGGCAAGGAAATAGGTCAACATATCCGTAATCCGGAGGATTATTTCGCTACCCATCCGGAAGAAAAGCCGGAAGAGTATGTAGACGAGGAGCTAGAAGCCGATACCAAAGCACACAAACAAGAGGCAGAATTTGCGGAAACTGTAAGTAATATCAGCGCTACCACGGAAGAAAAGGAGTCAAATGGTCAACTGAATATCTAATCTACAACCGCGATGAACCCGGAGTCATAACCCGAGGGGAGCGGTCAAACCCCTAGTAGGCGTCGATTCCACCTGAGTTGGCGTCTTTCTCTTTTCTAAAAACATAACCGAGAGGATGAATTAAATGGAATTTGTAGGAAAGCATTTTGACGAGATTATTAACGACGAGTATGTAACGGACAAGGTGACAGGTGAGGTTGAAATCCCTTATCACCAACTAGCCAAACGATACAACGATAGCAAAACCGACCTAGTCGGTCTTTACGTCGCGGGGCGGTATGATACGGAGCCAGGCTTATACTCCGCGAAGCTATACGTAGCCGCGAAAGAAAAGTATATGCAAAGACAAGCGAGTACCTTCTATAAATCTTTGCTAATACAGTATAGGCATTATGAGACGACGTTAAAAACTGGCTTCACGGACTACGCGGCGGGCGACGATTTACTAGACGCGCAGGAAGCGGTACAACGCATGACGTCTTATAACGCGGAACTAGGCGCAAAAGCGGCGGCGGTTCTCGATAAAGTAGCGATACTGAACGAGGGAGGGCTTAAGCGATCGGAGCAAGAAGCGATCTACGCGGAAGTAACGGCTATCATCGAAGGAGGCGACACAGATAATGATGAGTAATGAGGAACTAAAAGAATACGGAGCAAGGGCGAGAGACTTAAGAGCTAAAGCAGTGAAGGCGCAAAAAGAAGGATCAGGTACGGATCAGATTATATCATTCCTAGATTGGCGTCAGTACGTCGCGGAAAATCGACCTAAAGTTATGGGCATGTTTAAACATCCGACTATTGATAAAACAATTCAAGAGGATAGAGATTTCCGAACGATTAGCGATCCTGCCTATCTGACTACTCTTATACTCCTGTTCAAAAAAGCATCGGAAGAGCACGATTTAGAGCATTTATCAGTTGAAGAGAGTGTGGAAGTTATGCAAGTGCTACAAGAAAAAGTTGAAAAACTACTAGAGGACGCCAATTAAGGCGTCTTTTTTAGTTTCTAGGAGGAGTTAAATGGCAAACGCAGGAGATATAGTAGCAAGATTACGACTAGAAAATGATGATTTTAGGCGCGGAGCGGAAGCGGCGAAGCAAGATATGGAGCAAATGTCTGCGAAAGCAAAAAGTGTTTCGGACGATATAAAGACGATACAAAAGATTTCAGCGGCGGCGTTTGGCGGAGCTACGGCGGCAATTGGCGGCTCAATCGCAATGGCGGCTAACTTCGAGCAAGGTATGGCAAGGGTTAAGGCGATTTCAGGCGCGACGGACGAAGAGTTTGCGGCATTAACACAAACGGCGCGTGACCTCGGACGTACTACGAGATTTACGAGTATGGACGCGGCTGATGGACTAGCTTACTTAAGCATGGCGGGCTTTACTGCAACGCAATCCATGGAAGCTTTACCAGGCGTACTAAATCTAGCCGGAGCCGCGGGAATCGACCTCGGATCATCAGCGGATATTGTGTCGAATATACTTCAAGGCTTTGGAATGAGTGCCGATGATACAGGACGAGCAGTCGACGTATTAGTAGAAGCTATGACGTCAGCTAATACAGATTTACCACAGTTAGGTAACGCGATGTCGTATGTTGCCCCGGTAGCTTCCGCTTTAGGATTAAGTATAGAAGAAACGACCGCTGCTGTAGCTAAGCTTAGTGACGCCGGGATTCAGGGCGGAAAAGCTGGGACAACGCTACGTATGGCGTTACTATCGCTTGCAAACCCAACAGGTCAAACGGAGAAAGCCATGGAAAAACTCGGTATTAACGTTCTAACAGCCGAAGGAGCCATGAAACCGTTACCGGAATTAATTGGCGAAATTGCTGATAAAACGGAAGGTATGACGGATGCCCAAAAAACACAAACGGTCGCTCAATTAGTCGGTACTCAAGCGGCTTCCGGCTTTATTGCGTTACTAGACGTAGGGGAAGACGCGCTCGCTGATTACACACAAGGTCTAAAAGAGTCAGAAGGAGCCGCGCAAGCTATTGCCGATACGCAAAACAACACAGTTTTAGGAGCGTTTGATGCGTTTAAATCCGCGTTAGCCGACATTGGAATTTCCATTGGCAATGAGTACCTTCCGATGGTTAAAGACGTCCTCAACGGTGGAGCGGACATGTTGCGTAAGTTTGGCGACTTAGACCCGGCGTTAGTAACTACCGCATTAAACTTTATTGCGATTTCGAGCGGGATAGGTTTGGCAATAACGACAATCGGAAAGTTAGCCATTGCAATAAAGGGTCTATATGCTTCAATGGGTCCCGCTGGTTGGTTAATTTTAGGTATCTCCTTGTTAGGGGGCGCTATCATCTCGTCTAAGATCGCTGCGGAAGATTTCACCGAAGTTAACTTGGAGCTCGCGGAGACTATGATAGAGACGCAAGACGCCCTACAATTGCAAATCGACCAATTCGATGAACTAAGCTCAAAATCTAGGCTAACAACAGATGAGTTTATGGAGCTTATTGACATTCAAGATGAGTTAGGTCGCGCGGTCGATCAGAATAGGATTGACGAGCTAACGGAGAGGCAGGAAGCCTTGCGCGAAAAATCAGGTCTATCAAATGATGAACTAAATACCATGATCGGCTTAAATGACTCACTAATTGAAAAAGTTCCGGAAACAGCTCATGCTATTTCTGAACAAGGTAATCGAGTGGTCGAAACAACAGATTCATTTAAGGACTACAACAAAGAATTAAACGACGCCACGATAAGAGAACTAGAGCGACAAAAAATAATCGCAGAAGGTAAAGAGCGTGAGCTTCAGGAAGAAGTAAATCAGCTAAAAAAAGAGCACAACGAATCACTAGAGCTTGAAAAAGAATACCGTGCTGAGTTTAAGAATTTCGATGAAGAAGCCTCTATCGCTAGGATTGAACAGTTACAAAGTCAGCTTGACAGTAACGAGCTACGCGGCAGGGATGCGCAATTTGCAAGAGCGTCGATCAAGGCGGAAGAAGACAAACTCGAACGTTTTCGAGAGCAATACGTTTCGCAAATGGAAATAAGCGACGAGCTTGCGGAACAGATCAAGCAGAAGGAAACGGAAATCGGCATGGCTGATGAGATAAACGGCATGATCGTCGAGCAACTTCTCCAACAAGTCGGCTTAAACGGCACACGCGAGGACGGTATAGGACTTCTTGAGGAAGCTATCGCGAAGGAACAAGAGCAAATCGACAAATCCGAAGAATTACGTGGTTCCCAGGAGGGACTTAACGAGCAGGTAGACGCTGAAATCGGACGTCGTAATGAGGCGATCGCAAAGTATCAAGACGCGAAGGCTCAAATCGAAGAAATTCTCGGCTTACAATCGAGCACTAACGATGCCATTCAAACAGGTACCGGAAACGTCGGAGAACTGGAAATTAAGTATAGAGGCGCGGTCGATCGTATCAACGACGGAAACTCGGCGCAAGTTGAAGTTAACAACCGTATTGACGAGGGAATTAAAAAAGGAGACTCGTTAAACCAAACCTTAGCAGAGAGGATCGCGAAACTTATCGACGTGGACGATCAGGGTGGCGCCGATGCTTTAAACGAAAAACTTTCACGTCCTATCACAAAATCAATTACATTCTGCGAAGGAAAGACTTTTAACACCAAAGTAAGTAGCACGCAAAAGAAAAAAGCAAGGGAGGTTTTGCTATGTCTTTAATCACTGGGGTTGTTCATAATGACTACGTAATGCTTACGGGGGATCGCGCCACAATAGCCTTGACCTATGACGTATTTGATGACGGCGAAGTAACCAAGCGTTGTTTCAATACCGTTGAAATTGATACTCCGAAAGTCGAACAACTTACAACTAAAGTATTACTTGGAATCACTGGATGCGTAGATATTGGCGTTAAATTAAGAAATTTCTTGCGTGATAGAATTAAGCTAGACGACAACCTTAGTGAATGTGCTGATCTGTTAGAGTTTTTTATACGCGAATTAGAGACGGACACATCGGTCGAGGCTTCATGGTTTTTAAGTGATTTTGGCGCGGACACATCCGTATATATGCTCGGATTTACTAGTGAAGGCAGACAAGGGATAGTTAGCTACGACAGTGGACTAAATGCGAAGGTCAACGTAGAGTTACAGGGTGCTAGCGATTACATGTCATTCGCTGATGGTGTGGGCACTAAAGCGCTTGATGATCCGTTCGAGCTGACGGAGAAGCAGCATCCGGGCATACTGACTTTTATGCAACGTGCCGATGATATCCACCGCGTCATATCATACGCTAACCCTCGGCTGGTATCGCAACAGTACGATTTAATTACGTTAGATCGTGACGGTAACGTTACGGTGTCGGCATTTAGCACCGAAGACCGATACGGTGAGCTAGCCGGTAAAGACGTCGGTGTATTTGTCAGTGACGTTAACGCGATATATGCTGAATAGGTAGTACGATGTATCCTACGTAGGTAGGCGTATCATTCCCGCGCTATTATATGAAGGAACACGTCATAAGCGGTGTCAAGTACGGATGCTTGACGATACATCTACGAGGGGATTACGCGGTTACACCAGCAAAGGTCGCCTACTGTAGAAGGGGTCGCCAAACCTCGGGGGTCATGCCATATCATAGCCGATACTATACGGTAGGATACCGCCGGAACACCGTACTATTATGCAGTAGTTTATGCAAGAGCCGCGGAAGATTGACGGAAAGGAAACGTTAATTCTACGCGGTTTCTTCTTTGCATAAATAATTGTCAGCCAAACTTACGAAGACTCGTTTCGAAAACGCTGATCTAAAAGGCTTTTAACTTAGCATCGAATGTAAGATAAGTCACTTTCCATACATAAGATATTCACGAAAATGTATTTCGTATTCATTATTAAAGAGGTCGGAAAGTATCGCAAGCTGTTTCGTTGACCACGCAAAATGCCGTCGCCCCAACGCCCCTCCTCAAGAACCCTGAGCCTGCTGAATCGAACTTGCTTACAAATTTTTAAACCGAGGGGGTAAAACGCTTGACTCCTATTAATAGTCGCGCTATTATGAATGTACGATTACAGAACGTACTATTACATAAAGGGGCGATATAAATGGCAGAAGTAGGCGCGCTACAAACAGACGCGGATATTAAACGTTGGGAAAACTCGTTATATGGTCGAAATCGTCTATTAGTTACGATTGGCGTCTCATTTGGTCTTAGAATTAGCGATTTGCTTAAGCTAAAGGTCGGCGATCTTCGCGGCAAGACGTCGTTAGATATTCGCGAGCAAAAGACAGGCAAAGAACGCACGGTTACGTTTAATAGAAAGGTTATCGCTGCGGCAAAGACGTTAGAGGGCGCGGACTCCGACTATATCTTCGTGTCACGTAAAGGCGGTAACAAGCCGATTTCCACCACGCAGGCTTATCGTATATTGAAAGACGGAGCAGACCGCGCTGGGTTATCGGAGAAAGTAGGCGCGATCGGTACGCACAGCCTACGTAAGTCGTTCGGGAGAAAACTATACAGAAGCGGGTATAAATTGCCGGAAATTATGAACATTCTCGGTCATTCTTCGGAAAAAATGACGCTTAGGTACATCGGGATAACGAAAGAAAACGTCGCGGTTGCGTAT from Shouchella hunanensis includes these protein-coding regions:
- a CDS encoding phage tail tape measure protein, with the translated sequence MANAGDIVARLRLENDDFRRGAEAAKQDMEQMSAKAKSVSDDIKTIQKISAAAFGGATAAIGGSIAMAANFEQGMARVKAISGATDEEFAALTQTARDLGRTTRFTSMDAADGLAYLSMAGFTATQSMEALPGVLNLAGAAGIDLGSSADIVSNILQGFGMSADDTGRAVDVLVEAMTSANTDLPQLGNAMSYVAPVASALGLSIEETTAAVAKLSDAGIQGGKAGTTLRMALLSLANPTGQTEKAMEKLGINVLTAEGAMKPLPELIGEIADKTEGMTDAQKTQTVAQLVGTQAASGFIALLDVGEDALADYTQGLKESEGAAQAIADTQNNTVLGAFDAFKSALADIGISIGNEYLPMVKDVLNGGADMLRKFGDLDPALVTTALNFIAISSGIGLAITTIGKLAIAIKGLYASMGPAGWLILGISLLGGAIISSKIAAEDFTEVNLELAETMIETQDALQLQIDQFDELSSKSRLTTDEFMELIDIQDELGRAVDQNRIDELTERQEALREKSGLSNDELNTMIGLNDSLIEKVPETAHAISEQGNRVVETTDSFKDYNKELNDATIRELERQKIIAEGKERELQEEVNQLKKEHNESLELEKEYRAEFKNFDEEASIARIEQLQSQLDSNELRGRDAQFARASIKAEEDKLERFREQYVSQMEISDELAEQIKQKETEIGMADEINGMIVEQLLQQVGLNGTREDGIGLLEEAIAKEQEQIDKSEELRGSQEGLNEQVDAEIGRRNEAIAKYQDAKAQIEEILGLQSSTNDAIQTGTGNVGELEIKYRGAVDRINDGNSAQVEVNNRIDEGIKKGDSLNQTLAERIAKLIDVDDQGGADALNEKLSRPITKSITFCEGKTFNTKVSSTQKKKAREVLLCL
- a CDS encoding tyrosine-type recombinase/integrase produces the protein MAEVGALQTDADIKRWENSLYGRNRLLVTIGVSFGLRISDLLKLKVGDLRGKTSLDIREQKTGKERTVTFNRKVIAAAKTLEGADSDYIFVSRKGGNKPISTTQAYRILKDGADRAGLSEKVGAIGTHSLRKSFGRKLYRSGYKLPEIMNILGHSSEKMTLRYIGITKENVAVAYKAIDW